In Hymenobacter volaticus, the genomic window AAGAGCTTCACAGCATAGTCGTCGCCGCTGGCTACTACCTTGCTAGAATTCTTGATCCATGGAATCAACCACGAAATTGGGCGACGCTTAGTGATACCTGCTAGCGCTGGGCCTACCACTACATCGTTGACGGCGTGGCATTGAGCACAGTTATTTTTGAACAGAGCATCGCCAGCGGCAATAGCGGCGGCATCACCGCCACCGGTGCCAGGGGCTGCTCCAGCGGCAGGTGCCACGGCAGCGGCTGGTGTTCCGGCATTTGAGCTGCCGGGAGTTACTCCATCCTTGCTCACGGCCGGAGCCGCACCAACTTCACCTTGGGCCGAAGAGGTCTCAACGGCGGCAAAAGTCAGAAACAGAGCTAGAAAGAGGTGTGGAATGGAACGAAAGCGAATGCTATTCATAGCACAATTTTACTATAAGGAAAGAAACGCGAGGGGGTGCTTCAAGGCCACAAATGTAGGTCAGGAATCGTAGAGAACAAACCCATTTAGGCTAATTCTCGCCTATCTAACCTTGCTTAGAAGCATTCTAAAAAGTATTGACAACACCTTAGTACTATAGGTATCATCCAGCAGTCCAGCTTCGCTTTCCCTCATTCTACCAGCTACAGCGGCTTGCCATTTAGCTAACCTATTCTATAACGGGAAGGTTTGCTTCCTGATGCCCAAATTGTTAAGAACTAATTTCAAGTAAATATTTTGTTGTGTGCGGTAAGACTCATAATGGAAAAGTCGTATCTTTGCCGGCTCATTAAATTTTTCACAATTCAAATTCTACCCGTCGTAATGGAAGTAAGAAATTACGAGACGGTCTTCATTTTGACTCCCGTGTTGAACGAGGGTCAGGTGCAAGAGACGGTCGAGAAGTTCTCGCAGGTGCTTAAGGAAAATGGCGCCGACATCATCAACTCTGAAGCTTGGGGCCTAAAAAAATTGGCATATCCTATTCAGAAAAAAAATACGGGCTACTACTTCCTCGTGGAGTTCACTGGCTCGGGTAACATCGTGGACACGCTGGAACTCGCGTTCCGTCGGGACGAGCGGGTAATCCGTTTCCTCACTACCGTTTTGGACAAGCACGCTGTAGCCTACAGCCAGCGCCGCCGTAACGGAGAGATGAATCAGCAGAAAGCCCAAAAACAATCGGAAGCCGTAGCCCAGTAATTTAAACCATGAGCCTCGCCAACGAACGTATCCACAAGCAGGATACCCGCAAGAAGTACTGCCGCTTCAAAAAGAACGGCATCAAGTATGTTGATTATAAGGACCCGAACTTCCTGCTGAAGTTTGTGAACGAGCAAGGCCGGATTCTGCCCCGTCGTATCACTGGCACTAGCCTGAAGTTCCAGCGTAAAGTGGCCCAAGCTGTAGCGAAAGCTCGTCATTTGGCCCTCATGCCTTACGTAACTGACTCTTTGAAATAGATGATTGCTGGTTGTTGATTGCTGCTTGTCAAGTGGCTGGCCTCTCTTGGTCCCACTTCCAACGGTAACTCAACAATTGACAATCAACACTTAAAAAATCATGGAAGTAATTCTGAAAGACGACGTAAAGGGCCTGGGCTACAAGAACGACACTGTAAAGGTGAAGCCAGGTTACGGTCGCAACTATCTGCTCCCGCAAGGTTTGGCCATTTTGGCTGATAAGACCAACAAGAAAATTGTTGCTGAGAACATCCGTCAGGCCGCTCACAAGGCCGACAAAGTTAAAGGCGATGCGCAAGCTATTGCCAATAAAATTGGTGACGTAGTACTCGAAATTCCTGCTAAGGTGGGTGAGAGCGGCAAGATCTTTGGCCGCGTAACGACGCTTCAGCTTGCTGAGGCTCTGAAATCTAAAGGTATCGATGTAGAGCGCAAGCGTCTCTCCTTCGATCAAGAGCCCGGTTCGGTTGGTGAGTATACCGCAACTGTGGATCTGCACCGTGAAGTGAAGCACAAAGTGCGTTTCAACGTGGTAGCTGAGTAAGCTGTCCAATGCTAACAAGGAAGCCCGGCTGTCATGACAGTCGGGCTTTTTTGATTCAATAATTTAGGCGACGTCCTAAATTATTCGGAATACTTTGTGTGGCGTGTTATATACCTATTAAGTAGCTTATATATCATGGCAGCAACTTTTGTGTTGTGTTTCAGGAAGCCACTTTTTGGCTGAACGCACGATGTTGAGTAGGTTGCCTGTCCGTTGGCTTTTTTTTGCCGTATCTGTTTGGAATGTTCCGCACTGAATT contains:
- the rpsR gene encoding 30S ribosomal protein S18; its protein translation is MSLANERIHKQDTRKKYCRFKKNGIKYVDYKDPNFLLKFVNEQGRILPRRITGTSLKFQRKVAQAVAKARHLALMPYVTDSLK
- the rplI gene encoding 50S ribosomal protein L9 — encoded protein: MEVILKDDVKGLGYKNDTVKVKPGYGRNYLLPQGLAILADKTNKKIVAENIRQAAHKADKVKGDAQAIANKIGDVVLEIPAKVGESGKIFGRVTTLQLAEALKSKGIDVERKRLSFDQEPGSVGEYTATVDLHREVKHKVRFNVVAE
- the rpsF gene encoding 30S ribosomal protein S6 yields the protein MEVRNYETVFILTPVLNEGQVQETVEKFSQVLKENGADIINSEAWGLKKLAYPIQKKNTGYYFLVEFTGSGNIVDTLELAFRRDERVIRFLTTVLDKHAVAYSQRRRNGEMNQQKAQKQSEAVAQ